One region of Serinus canaria isolate serCan28SL12 chromosome 25, serCan2020, whole genome shotgun sequence genomic DNA includes:
- the LOC103824935 gene encoding zinc finger protein 692-like: MGHGGDGGTAPQVPLEPGPVAAAGESSIPGDDAEPGVEPREEEDDEDFAKVDDLAYTDDLRDENYHPSLDSDSEPQQRQSQPKARRKPIKEEQPLLEQPLPSPGPLEERSGRVRQPRASDKDVAQIGPKRIRKAAKREILLCDFEGCGKIFSNRQYLNHHQKYQHVHQKTFTCSEPTCGKSFNFKKHLKEHEKLHSDKRDYICEFCARSFRTSSNLIIHRRIHTGEKPLQCEICGFTCRQKASLNWHMRKHDADSFYQFPCDVCGKRFEKRDNVTAHKSKSHPGGLPQPEGTQQHPEPPGPTEPLQLLGAVLGTGGDTGRTPLEYGVGGVGGDPGTPQGQGMGEGGS; encoded by the exons ATGGGACACGGTGGTGATGGTGGCACAG CCCCCCAGGTGCCACTGGAACCGGggcctgtggcagcagctggcgAGAG CTCTATCCCGGGGGACGATGCAGAACCAGGAGTTGAGCCCCGAGAGGAAGAGGACGATGAGGACTTTGCCAAGGTTGATGACCTGGCCTACACAGATGACCTGCGAGATGAGAACTATCACCCATCCCTGGACAG CGACTCAGAGCCACAGCAACGCCAGAGCCAGCCCAAGGCTCGCAGGAAGCCGAtcaaggaggagcagcccctgctggagcagcccctgcccagccctggccccttgGAGGAGAGGAGTGGACGGGTCAG GCAGCCACGGGCGAGTGACAAGGACGTGGCTCAGATCGGCCCCAAGAGGATCAG GAAGGCAGCCAAGCGTGAGATCCTCCTGTGTGACTTCGAAGGCTGCGGCAAAATCTTCTCCAACCGCCAGTACCTGAAC CACCACCAGAAGTACCAGCACGTGCACCAGAAAACCTTCACCTGCTCTGAGCCCACCTGTGGGAAATCCTTCAACTTCAAGAAACATCTGAAGGAACACGAGAAGCTGCACAGTG acAAGCGGGATTACATCTGTGAGTTCTGTGCACGCTCCTTCCGTACCAGCAGCAATTTGATCATCCACCGACGGATCCACACCGGGGAGAAGCCACTCCA GTGTGAGATCTGTGGCTTCACCTGCCGCCAGAAAGCCTCCCTGAACTGGCACATGAGGAAACACGACGCTGACTCCTTCTACCAGTTCCCGTGTGATGTGTGTGGGAAGAGGTTCGAGAAGCGGGACAACGTCACTGCCCACAAGAGCAAGAGCCACCCCggggggctcccccagcccgAGGGGACCCAGCAGCACCCGGAGCCCCCTGGACCCACGGAGCCTCTGCAGCTGTTGGGGGCTGTCCTGGGCACcgggggggacacagggaggacCCCACTGGAGTACGGGGTGGGGGGTGTTGGGGGGGATCCAGGCacaccccaagggcaggggaTGGGTGAGGGGGGGTCCTAG
- the LOC108963837 gene encoding E3 ubiquitin-protein ligase TRIM7-like isoform X1 gives MEAPPAPPAAPPAPCSAARSLQDELTCPVCLEYFNDPVLVAECGHNFCRACVTQCWEDSARRLCCPQCREPVPQRLFRPNRSLGNIVHIVRQLGLPPGPAEPPPGPPAPPLPAAAPSGPPGPPRCPRHGEPLRLYCVQDRRAVCVVCHLSREHRAHTVLPAEEAAHAAEEVPQEHLSSLRKGREEAKAERERQSEELLGFPVELQKQTEVERQKIVAECKELRAFLEEKEQLLLSRLEELERDIGRRRDESVARLAEDIAQLDKLLAEQGGDNGTGSTPGEGVVPAGSSLESWMFLKPEPGFSELEKKLKSFSQKSAVLKEVLLEFKENLRFELENDTGELSLDPDTANPYLVLSEDKRSVRLRGAPQELPAHPKRFDYAFCVLASEGFSAGRHYWEVEVGDGESWVLGAARESVRRKEKVDFAPEEGIWAVGLNWKGKNWDQYQAFTSPETPLSLCERPRKIGVYLDYEGGWVAFYNADNMAPIFTFTAAFSERIFPFFWLFYVGSSLSLCN, from the exons ATGGAGGcgccgcccgcgccccccgccgcgccgcccgcgcccTGCAGCGCCGCGCGGAGCCTGCAGGACGAGCTGACGTGCCCGGTGTGCCTGGAGTACTTCAACGACCCGGTGCTGGTGGCCGAGTGCGGGCACAACTTCTGCCGCGCCTGCGTGACCCAGTGCTGGGAGGACTCGGCGCGGCGCCTCTGCTGCCCGCAGTGCCGCGAGCCGGTGCCGCAGCGTCTCTTCCGCCCCAACCGCTCCCTCGGCAACATCGTGCACATCGTCCGCCAGCTGGGGCtgccgccgggccccgccgaGCCGCCGCCGGGGCCACCagcgccgccgctgcccgcggccgccccgtccggcccgccggggccgccgcgcTGCCCGCGGCACGGGGAGCCGCTGCGGCTTTACTGCGTGCAGGACCGGCGGGCCGTGTGTGTCGTGTGTCACCTGTCCCGCGAGCACCGCGCCCACACGGTGCTTCCCGCCGAGGAGGCGGCCCACGCCGCGGAG GAGGTGCCCCAGGAGCACCTGAGCTCCCTGAGGAAAGGGCGTGAGGAGGCCAAGGCTGAGCGGGAGCGGCagagtgaggagctgctg GGGTTCCCTGTGGAATTGCAGAAGCAGACGGAGGTGGAGAGGCAGAAGATCGTGGCTGAGTGCAAGGAGCTGCGGGCGttcctggaggagaaggagcagctcctgctctcccggctggaggagctggagagggacattGGGCGCCGCAGGGACGAGAGCGTGGCCCGGCTGGCCGAGGACATTGCCCAGCTGGAcaagctcctggcagagcagggcggGGACAATGGGACAGGGAGCACACCTGGCGAG gGTGTCGTCCCGGCTGGCAGCAG cctggagagctggaTGTTCCTCAAGCCTGAGCCTGGCTTTTCCGAGCTGGAGAAGAAGCTGAAGAGTTTTTCCCAGAAGAGCGCGGTGCTCAAGGAAGTGCTGCTGGAATTCAAGG AAAACCTGCGCTTTGAGCTGGAGAATGACACAG GCGAGCTGTCCCTGGACCCCGACACGGCCAACCCCTACCTGGTGCTGTCGGAGGACAAGCGGAGCGTGCGGCTGCGCGGGGCCCCCCAGGAGCTGCCGGCCCACCCCAAGCGCTTCGACTACGCCTTCTGCGTCCTGGCCTCCGAGGGCTTCTCCGCCGGCCGCCACTACTGGGAGGTGGAGGTGGGAGACGGGgagagctgggtgctgggcGCCGCCCGCGAGTCCGTGCGCCGCAAGGAGAAGGTCGACTTCGCCCCCGAGGAGGGCATTTGGGCGGTGGGGCTCAACTGGAAGGGCAAGAATTGGGATCAGTACCAGGCGTTCACCTCTCCCGAGACGCCGCTGTCCCTGTGCGAGCGGCCGCGCAAGATCGGGGTGTACCTGGACTACGAGGGCGGGTGGGTGGCGTTCTACAACGCCGACAACATGGCTCCCATCTTCACCTTCACCGCCGCCTTCTCCGAGAGGATCTTCCCGTTTTTCTGGCTCTTTTACGTGGGCTCCTCGCTGTCCCTCTGCAACTGA
- the LOC108963837 gene encoding E3 ubiquitin-protein ligase TRIM7-like isoform X2, protein MEAPPAPPAAPPAPCSAARSLQDELTCPVCLEYFNDPVLVAECGHNFCRACVTQCWEDSARRLCCPQCREPVPQRLFRPNRSLGNIVHIVRQLGLPPGPAEPPPGPPAPPLPAAAPSGPPGPPRCPRHGEPLRLYCVQDRRAVCVVCHLSREHRAHTVLPAEEAAHAAEEVPQEHLSSLRKGREEAKAERERQSEELLKQTEVERQKIVAECKELRAFLEEKEQLLLSRLEELERDIGRRRDESVARLAEDIAQLDKLLAEQGGDNGTGSTPGEGVVPAGSSLESWMFLKPEPGFSELEKKLKSFSQKSAVLKEVLLEFKENLRFELENDTGELSLDPDTANPYLVLSEDKRSVRLRGAPQELPAHPKRFDYAFCVLASEGFSAGRHYWEVEVGDGESWVLGAARESVRRKEKVDFAPEEGIWAVGLNWKGKNWDQYQAFTSPETPLSLCERPRKIGVYLDYEGGWVAFYNADNMAPIFTFTAAFSERIFPFFWLFYVGSSLSLCN, encoded by the exons ATGGAGGcgccgcccgcgccccccgccgcgccgcccgcgcccTGCAGCGCCGCGCGGAGCCTGCAGGACGAGCTGACGTGCCCGGTGTGCCTGGAGTACTTCAACGACCCGGTGCTGGTGGCCGAGTGCGGGCACAACTTCTGCCGCGCCTGCGTGACCCAGTGCTGGGAGGACTCGGCGCGGCGCCTCTGCTGCCCGCAGTGCCGCGAGCCGGTGCCGCAGCGTCTCTTCCGCCCCAACCGCTCCCTCGGCAACATCGTGCACATCGTCCGCCAGCTGGGGCtgccgccgggccccgccgaGCCGCCGCCGGGGCCACCagcgccgccgctgcccgcggccgccccgtccggcccgccggggccgccgcgcTGCCCGCGGCACGGGGAGCCGCTGCGGCTTTACTGCGTGCAGGACCGGCGGGCCGTGTGTGTCGTGTGTCACCTGTCCCGCGAGCACCGCGCCCACACGGTGCTTCCCGCCGAGGAGGCGGCCCACGCCGCGGAG GAGGTGCCCCAGGAGCACCTGAGCTCCCTGAGGAAAGGGCGTGAGGAGGCCAAGGCTGAGCGGGAGCGGCagagtgaggagctgctg AAGCAGACGGAGGTGGAGAGGCAGAAGATCGTGGCTGAGTGCAAGGAGCTGCGGGCGttcctggaggagaaggagcagctcctgctctcccggctggaggagctggagagggacattGGGCGCCGCAGGGACGAGAGCGTGGCCCGGCTGGCCGAGGACATTGCCCAGCTGGAcaagctcctggcagagcagggcggGGACAATGGGACAGGGAGCACACCTGGCGAG gGTGTCGTCCCGGCTGGCAGCAG cctggagagctggaTGTTCCTCAAGCCTGAGCCTGGCTTTTCCGAGCTGGAGAAGAAGCTGAAGAGTTTTTCCCAGAAGAGCGCGGTGCTCAAGGAAGTGCTGCTGGAATTCAAGG AAAACCTGCGCTTTGAGCTGGAGAATGACACAG GCGAGCTGTCCCTGGACCCCGACACGGCCAACCCCTACCTGGTGCTGTCGGAGGACAAGCGGAGCGTGCGGCTGCGCGGGGCCCCCCAGGAGCTGCCGGCCCACCCCAAGCGCTTCGACTACGCCTTCTGCGTCCTGGCCTCCGAGGGCTTCTCCGCCGGCCGCCACTACTGGGAGGTGGAGGTGGGAGACGGGgagagctgggtgctgggcGCCGCCCGCGAGTCCGTGCGCCGCAAGGAGAAGGTCGACTTCGCCCCCGAGGAGGGCATTTGGGCGGTGGGGCTCAACTGGAAGGGCAAGAATTGGGATCAGTACCAGGCGTTCACCTCTCCCGAGACGCCGCTGTCCCTGTGCGAGCGGCCGCGCAAGATCGGGGTGTACCTGGACTACGAGGGCGGGTGGGTGGCGTTCTACAACGCCGACAACATGGCTCCCATCTTCACCTTCACCGCCGCCTTCTCCGAGAGGATCTTCCCGTTTTTCTGGCTCTTTTACGTGGGCTCCTCGCTGTCCCTCTGCAACTGA
- the LOC103824936 gene encoding zinc finger protein CKR1-like isoform X1 produces MEPWVLLDPRQKALYLDVMHESYETLMSLAAQGLVSEKAVEKGAPESSAGHSSHSLEREKPLGSNRRKARRPDKAVPPKPTTLPKPGRAKPLRGKGPARERPFGCADCGKSFPWASHLERHRRVHTGERPFGCPECGETYSQSSHLRQHRRTHAGDRPHKCGDCGKRFAAAAELAAHGRGHAADKPHKCDDCGKGFVWASHLERHRRVHTGEKPFGCAECGEAFSQGSHLAKHRRSHAGERPHRCPACGKTFCQSSDLARHRRTHLGRRPLRCGDCGKLFRTGPALARHQRCHGREHLHRCGDCGKGFVWASHLERHRRVHTGERPFPCGSCGERFTQKAHLLQHRKTHSPERPYKCGDCGKRFGEASLFLVHQRGHAAHKSYTCGDCGKGFAWASHLERHRRVHTGEKPFKCPECGEGFSQGSHLGKHRRSHLPKAAGPSPGHGPLGTRLEPAAARSPKD; encoded by the exons atggagccctgggtgctgctggatcCGCGGCAGAAGGCTCTGTACCTCGACGTGATGCACGAGAGCTACGAGACCCTCATGTCCCTGG cagctcaggggctggtgagtgaaaaagcagtggagaaaGGAGCGCcggagagcagtgctgggcactcatcccacagcctggagagggagaaGCCCCTGGGCTCCAACCGGCGCAAAGCGAGGCGCCCGGACAAAGCGGtgccccccaaacccaccaCGCTCCCCAAACCGGGCCGCGCCAAACCCCTGCGTGGGAAAGGACCGGCCCGGGAGCGGCCGTTCGGCTGCGCCGACTGCGGCAAGAGCTTCCCGTGGGCCTCGCACCTGGAGCGGCACCGGCGGGTGCACACGGGCGAGCGGCCCTTCGGCTGCCCCGAGTGCGGCGAGACCTACAGCCAGAGCTCGCACCTGCGGCAGCACCGCCGCACCCACGCCGGCGACCGCCCGCACAAGTGCGGCGACTGCGGGAAGCGCttcgccgccgccgccgagcTGGCGGCCCACGGCCGCGGCCACGCCGCCGACAAACCCCACAAGTGCGACGACTGCGGGAAGGGCTTCGTGTGGGCCTCGCACCTGGAGCGGCACCGGCGCGTGCACACCGGCGAGAAGCCCTTCGGGTGCGCCGAGTGCGGCGAGGCGTTCAGCCAGGGCTCGCACCTGGCCAAGCACCGCCGCAGCCACGCGGGCGAGCGGCCGCACCGCTGCCCGGCCTGCGGGAAGACCTTCTGCCAGAGCTCCGACCTGGCGCGGCACCGCCGCACGCACCTGGGCAGGAGGCCCCTGCGCTGCGGGGACTGCGGGAAGCTGTTCCGGACGGGGCCGGCGCTGGCGCGGCACCAGCGGTGCCACGGCCGGGAGCACTTGCACCGCTGCGGCGACTGCGGCAAGGGCTTCGTCTGGGCCTCGCACCTGGAGCGGCACCGGCGCGTGCACACGGGCGAGCGGCCCTTCCCCTGCGGCAGCTGCGGCGAGCGCTTCACGCAGAAGGCGCACCTGCTGCAGCACCGCAAGACGCACTCGCCGGAGCGGCCCTACAAGTGCGGCGACTGCGGGAAGCGCTTCGGGGAGGCGTCCCTGTTCCTGGTGCACCAGCGCGGCCACGCCGCGCACAAGAGCTACACCTGCGGCGACTGCGGGAAGGGCTTTGCCTGGGCCTCGCACCTGGAGCGGCACCGCCGCGTGCACACCGGGGAGAAGCCGTTCAAGTGCCCCGAGTGCGGCGAGGGGTTCAGCCAGGGGTCACATCTCGGCAAGCACCGCCGCAGCCACCTCCCCAAGGCTGCGGGGCCCTCCCCGGGACACGGCCCGCTGGGGACACGCCTGGAGCCCGCAGCAGCGAGGAGCCCTAAGGACTGA
- the LOC103824936 gene encoding zinc finger protein CKR1-like isoform X2, protein MEPWVLLDPRQKALYLDVMHESYETLMSLAQGLVSEKAVEKGAPESSAGHSSHSLEREKPLGSNRRKARRPDKAVPPKPTTLPKPGRAKPLRGKGPARERPFGCADCGKSFPWASHLERHRRVHTGERPFGCPECGETYSQSSHLRQHRRTHAGDRPHKCGDCGKRFAAAAELAAHGRGHAADKPHKCDDCGKGFVWASHLERHRRVHTGEKPFGCAECGEAFSQGSHLAKHRRSHAGERPHRCPACGKTFCQSSDLARHRRTHLGRRPLRCGDCGKLFRTGPALARHQRCHGREHLHRCGDCGKGFVWASHLERHRRVHTGERPFPCGSCGERFTQKAHLLQHRKTHSPERPYKCGDCGKRFGEASLFLVHQRGHAAHKSYTCGDCGKGFAWASHLERHRRVHTGEKPFKCPECGEGFSQGSHLGKHRRSHLPKAAGPSPGHGPLGTRLEPAAARSPKD, encoded by the exons atggagccctgggtgctgctggatcCGCGGCAGAAGGCTCTGTACCTCGACGTGATGCACGAGAGCTACGAGACCCTCATGTCCCTGG ctcaggggctggtgagtgaaaaagcagtggagaaaGGAGCGCcggagagcagtgctgggcactcatcccacagcctggagagggagaaGCCCCTGGGCTCCAACCGGCGCAAAGCGAGGCGCCCGGACAAAGCGGtgccccccaaacccaccaCGCTCCCCAAACCGGGCCGCGCCAAACCCCTGCGTGGGAAAGGACCGGCCCGGGAGCGGCCGTTCGGCTGCGCCGACTGCGGCAAGAGCTTCCCGTGGGCCTCGCACCTGGAGCGGCACCGGCGGGTGCACACGGGCGAGCGGCCCTTCGGCTGCCCCGAGTGCGGCGAGACCTACAGCCAGAGCTCGCACCTGCGGCAGCACCGCCGCACCCACGCCGGCGACCGCCCGCACAAGTGCGGCGACTGCGGGAAGCGCttcgccgccgccgccgagcTGGCGGCCCACGGCCGCGGCCACGCCGCCGACAAACCCCACAAGTGCGACGACTGCGGGAAGGGCTTCGTGTGGGCCTCGCACCTGGAGCGGCACCGGCGCGTGCACACCGGCGAGAAGCCCTTCGGGTGCGCCGAGTGCGGCGAGGCGTTCAGCCAGGGCTCGCACCTGGCCAAGCACCGCCGCAGCCACGCGGGCGAGCGGCCGCACCGCTGCCCGGCCTGCGGGAAGACCTTCTGCCAGAGCTCCGACCTGGCGCGGCACCGCCGCACGCACCTGGGCAGGAGGCCCCTGCGCTGCGGGGACTGCGGGAAGCTGTTCCGGACGGGGCCGGCGCTGGCGCGGCACCAGCGGTGCCACGGCCGGGAGCACTTGCACCGCTGCGGCGACTGCGGCAAGGGCTTCGTCTGGGCCTCGCACCTGGAGCGGCACCGGCGCGTGCACACGGGCGAGCGGCCCTTCCCCTGCGGCAGCTGCGGCGAGCGCTTCACGCAGAAGGCGCACCTGCTGCAGCACCGCAAGACGCACTCGCCGGAGCGGCCCTACAAGTGCGGCGACTGCGGGAAGCGCTTCGGGGAGGCGTCCCTGTTCCTGGTGCACCAGCGCGGCCACGCCGCGCACAAGAGCTACACCTGCGGCGACTGCGGGAAGGGCTTTGCCTGGGCCTCGCACCTGGAGCGGCACCGCCGCGTGCACACCGGGGAGAAGCCGTTCAAGTGCCCCGAGTGCGGCGAGGGGTTCAGCCAGGGGTCACATCTCGGCAAGCACCGCCGCAGCCACCTCCCCAAGGCTGCGGGGCCCTCCCCGGGACACGGCCCGCTGGGGACACGCCTGGAGCCCGCAGCAGCGAGGAGCCCTAAGGACTGA
- the IL4I1 gene encoding L-amino-acid oxidase, which translates to MTGTALFQILLLAGLLSAKRFPCFPEYCLHDQDYKELLQIVQDGLEPAARPAHVVVVGAGIGGLTAAKLLRDAGHKVTILERSSWVGGRIRTYRPEGQDWYVELGAMRLPGKHRLVREFIRQFNLKLNPFIQSDNNTWYFLKGARVRAEEVNRNPDILNYTLKPSERGKSPVQLYREVLSKAFKKFQTTDCRKYLAQHDSFSTKEYLIKVGELSRGAVEMIGDLLNEDSGFYLSFLASLWDFDIFSEETFDEITGGFDQLPKAFHKALPNVVQFNCTVEKIMTKGDKVRVFYRAPDTLAPTIITADYVLVTSSAKATRHIQFLPPLSPAKAHALRSINYASASKIILACSERFWERDGIRGGYSVTDRPSRFIYYPSHNFSSGVGVILASYTWNNDAEFFLPLTDEKCLDVVLQDLADIHQVSKEYLQYTCDQHVILKWQLDQHALGAFAAFTPYQFVDYSQALFAHEGRVHFAGEHTAQPHAWIDTAMKSAVRAASNIHHDSGEADGEGLGARTRREEL; encoded by the exons ATGACTGGGACTG ccctcttCCAGATCCTGCTGCTGGCGGGTCTGCTGAGCGCCAAGCGGTTCCCGTGCTTTCCCGAGTATTGTCTCCATGACCAGGActacaaggagctgctgcagattGTCCAGGATGGGCTGGAGCCCGCGGCCCGCCCGGCCCACGTGGTGGTGGTGGGCGCGGGGATCGGCGGGCTGACGGCGGCCAAGCTGCTCCGCGACGCTGGCCACAAG GTTACCATTctggaaaggagcagctgggtgggggGGCGGATCCGGACGTACCGGCCCGAGGGACAGGACTGGTACGTGGAGCTGGGAGCCATGCGCCTGCCAGGCAAGCACAG GCTGGTCCGTGAGTTCATCCGCCAGTTCAACCTGAAGCTGAACCCTTTCATCCAGAGTGACAACAACACCTGGTACTTCCTGAAGGGTGCTCGGGTCAGGGCTGAGGAGGTCAACAGGAACCCCGACATCCTGAATTACACGCTGAAGCCGTCGGAGCGGGGCAAGAGCCCCGTCCAGCTGTACCGGGAGGTCCTGAGCAAG gcttttAAGAAGTTCCAGACCACTGATTGCAGGAAATATCTGGCTCAACACGACTCCTTCTCCACCAAG GAATATTTGATCAAGGTGGGGGAGCTGAGCCGAGGAGCTGTTGAGATGATCGGTGACCTGCTGAATGAGGACTCGGGGTTTTACCTGTCCTTCCTCGCCTCACTGTGGGACTTCGACATCTTCTCTGAAGAGAC TTTTGATGAAATCACCGGAGGGTTCGACCAGCTGCCCAAAGCCTTCCACAAGGCTCTGCCCAACGTCGTCCAGTTCAACTGCACCGTGGAGAAGATCATGACGAAGGGCGACAAAGTCCGAGTGTTCTACCGAGCTCCGGACACGCTGGCCCCCACCATCATCACTGCGGATTACGTCCTTGTCACTTCCAGTGCCAAAGCTACCAGGCACATCCAGTTCCTGCCGCCGCTGTCCCCCGCCAAGGCCCACGCCCTGCGCTCCATCAACTACGCCAGTGCCTCCAAAATTATCCTGGCGTGCTCCGAGAGGTTCTGGGAGAGGGACGGGATCCGCGGCGGGTACTCGGTCACCGACCGCCCCTCCCGCTTCATCTACTACCCCAGCCACAACTTCTCCAGCGGGGTGGGCGTCATCCTGGCCTCCTACACCTGGAACAACGACGCCGAGTTCTTCCTGCCCCTCACCGACGAGAAGTGCCTGGACGTGGTGCTCCAAGACCTGGCGGACATCCACCAGGTGAGCAAGGAGTACCTGCAGTACACCTGCGACCAGCACGTGATCCTCAAGTGGCAGCTGGACCAGCACGCCCTGGGGGCTTTCGCTGCCTTCACGCCGTACCAGTTCGTGGATTACTCGCAGGCCCTGTTCGCCCACGAGGGCCGGGTGCACTTTGCCGGGGAGCACACGGCCCAGCCCCACGCCTGGATCGACACGGCCATGAAATCGGCCGTCAGGGCCGCCAGCAACATCCACCACGACAGCGGCGAGGCCGACGgcgaggggctgggggcacgCACGCGGAGGGAAGAGCTCTGA